Proteins encoded in a region of the bacterium genome:
- a CDS encoding ABC transporter ATP-binding protein, producing MLAVEGLQAWYGESQVLQGVDLEVRDGEVATLVGRNGMGKTTTLKCVMGIHRQKRGRIMLDGHDISHLPPQQIARLGIGWVQDDRGIYSTLSVMENLLLPPIVSAASWSLDKIFSVFPLLKARAAYAGTKLSGGEQQMLAIARVLRMGARILLLDEPTEGLAPLLVERVGEVLKEIKANGLTILLVEQNLRFATTVADSHHLIVNGRTVRNLSNQEVVRQERELLEYLGV from the coding sequence ATGCTCGCCGTGGAAGGCCTCCAGGCCTGGTACGGGGAGAGCCAAGTCCTCCAGGGCGTCGACCTGGAGGTCCGGGACGGCGAGGTCGCCACGCTGGTGGGCCGCAACGGCATGGGGAAGACCACGACGCTTAAGTGTGTGATGGGAATTCATCGGCAGAAGCGCGGCCGGATCATGCTGGACGGGCACGACATCAGTCACCTCCCGCCCCAACAGATCGCACGGTTGGGAATCGGATGGGTGCAGGACGATCGCGGTATCTACAGCACGCTCTCTGTGATGGAGAACCTCCTCCTCCCTCCGATCGTCTCAGCGGCCTCGTGGAGCTTGGACAAGATTTTCTCGGTCTTTCCGCTCCTGAAGGCGCGGGCGGCCTACGCCGGCACAAAGCTCTCCGGGGGCGAGCAACAGATGCTCGCCATCGCACGGGTCCTGCGGATGGGCGCACGGATCCTCCTGCTGGACGAGCCCACCGAGGGATTGGCTCCGCTTTTGGTGGAGCGAGTCGGCGAGGTCCTCAAGGAGATCAAGGCAAACGGCCTGACCATCCTGCTGGTCGAGCAAAACCTCCGCTTCGCGACGACCGTGGCCGATTCGCACCACTTGATCGTCAACGGCAGAACGGTGAGGAACCTCTCCAACCAGGAAGTGGTGCGGCAAGAGCGAGAACTACTCGAATACCTCGGCGTGTGA
- a CDS encoding branched-chain amino acid ABC transporter permease, producing MIRKIGWALVLAVGFLLPMRVYPVLATDILAWALFAASFDILTGYTGLLSFGHAAYFGVGAYTAGILALRAGIPYPLNALAGALAGGALGLPLMALAIRRRGIYFAMITLAFGQMVFYVVNEWRSLTGGENGVQGIPRIGIGGLPIASSTAYYYAALPLAALGLLLCWRIVRSPFGRVLVAIRENDVRTQTLGYAVSRFKLLAAVLSCTLSGLAGGIWVINHGFVALDAVHWSTSGTVVVMVLLGGMATRLGPLVGAALVLLLRDFLSTWTDAWGVVTGAIFIVVILIFRQGIVGTIERLLQSRSVATPGPAPSIEEAASTHGS from the coding sequence ATGATCCGCAAGATCGGCTGGGCGCTGGTGCTGGCGGTGGGGTTCCTATTGCCGATGCGGGTTTACCCGGTGCTGGCCACCGACATCCTGGCGTGGGCGCTGTTCGCCGCGTCCTTCGACATCCTCACCGGTTATACGGGCCTGCTGTCGTTCGGGCACGCCGCCTACTTCGGCGTGGGGGCGTACACGGCGGGGATCCTCGCACTGCGCGCGGGCATACCCTACCCGCTGAACGCCCTGGCCGGAGCGCTCGCCGGGGGAGCGCTGGGGCTCCCGTTGATGGCGCTGGCGATCCGGCGCCGGGGGATCTATTTCGCGATGATCACGCTGGCGTTCGGCCAGATGGTGTTTTACGTCGTCAACGAGTGGCGCTCGCTGACGGGCGGCGAAAACGGCGTGCAGGGAATCCCGAGGATCGGGATCGGGGGGCTGCCCATCGCGTCGTCCACCGCCTACTACTACGCGGCCCTTCCCCTCGCGGCGCTCGGCCTGCTGCTCTGCTGGCGGATCGTCCGTTCGCCGTTCGGCCGCGTCCTCGTCGCCATCCGCGAAAACGACGTGCGGACGCAGACGCTCGGGTACGCGGTGAGCCGCTTCAAATTGCTGGCCGCGGTGCTCTCCTGCACGCTCTCCGGCTTGGCCGGCGGGATCTGGGTGATCAACCACGGGTTTGTCGCGCTGGACGCCGTGCATTGGTCAACATCGGGTACCGTCGTCGTGATGGTCCTCCTCGGCGGCATGGCGACCCGGCTCGGCCCGCTCGTGGGCGCAGCGCTGGTGCTGCTGCTGCGGGACTTCCTCTCGACCTGGACCGATGCCTGGGGAGTGGTGACCGGTGCCATCTTCATCGTGGTCATCCTCATCTTTCGCCAGGGGATCGTGGGCACGATCGAACGCCTCCTGCAATCCCGGAGCGTGGCGACGCCCGGACCGGCTCCCTCGATCGAGGAGGCCGCCTCCACCCACGGGAGCTAG
- a CDS encoding ABC transporter ATP-binding protein, which yields MATAAAILETKNLTMDFRGFRALDGLDLRVQEGTIHAVIGPNGAGKTTLFNLLSGLLVPTRGQILFAGQEITGAPPYRIARLGVARSFQISSVFPHLTLLDNVRLALQAGTSLGYAFWRSDRILDQFSDEAREILGSVGLAELATRQVLALSYGQKRVLEIGLTLALRPKLLLLDEPTAGLSLEDVSRVVDPIRRIAKDRTVVLVEHNMGVVAAVSQRITVLQHGRVLAEGTYEELRTNRHVIEAYLGGAA from the coding sequence ATGGCGACCGCTGCGGCGATCCTGGAAACCAAGAATCTCACGATGGATTTTCGGGGGTTCCGCGCCCTGGACGGCCTCGATCTGCGGGTCCAGGAAGGGACGATCCACGCCGTCATCGGCCCCAACGGCGCCGGCAAAACCACCCTCTTCAACCTGCTCAGCGGCCTGCTCGTCCCGACCCGAGGCCAGATCCTGTTCGCGGGCCAGGAGATCACCGGGGCCCCTCCGTATCGGATCGCCCGCCTCGGCGTCGCCCGGTCGTTCCAGATCTCGAGCGTCTTCCCGCACCTCACCCTCCTCGACAACGTCCGGCTGGCCCTCCAGGCCGGCACCTCGCTCGGGTACGCGTTCTGGAGGTCTGACCGGATCCTCGACCAGTTTTCCGATGAAGCCAGGGAGATCCTCGGGTCGGTCGGCCTCGCCGAACTCGCGACCCGCCAGGTCCTCGCCCTTTCCTACGGCCAGAAACGGGTCCTGGAAATCGGCTTGACTTTGGCCCTCCGCCCCAAGCTCCTTCTCCTCGACGAGCCCACGGCCGGCCTGAGCCTTGAGGATGTCTCGCGGGTGGTGGATCCGATCCGCCGGATCGCCAAGGACCGCACGGTCGTGCTGGTCGAGCACAACATGGGGGTCGTCGCCGCCGTGTCCCAGCGCATCACGGTCCTGCAGCACGGCCGAGTGCTGGCCGAAGGGACGTACGAGGAGCTGAGGACCAACCGGCACGTGATCGAAGCCTACCTGGGGGGCGCGGCGTAG
- a CDS encoding branched-chain amino acid ABC transporter permease, whose protein sequence is MGTVLVQVFNGLINGAFYALLSLGLAVIFGMLRVVNFMHGALYMLGAFGAYLLGVQLGVSFWWALIISPIAVAAVGYVLERTLLRRLYDLDLLYNLLLTFGLTLAIQDAMRLRFGVQGVPYGIPDQLGGVVLIGFMFFPIYRLFVLGFSIAICLGTWWLIERTRVGMIIRASTENPILTRALGVDVDRWIPLVFAFGVALAGLAGVLAAPMRNISPLMGADLIITTFAIVVIGGMGSILGSVVTGFLVGVISALGAVYYPPAANLLVFVLMAFVLLLRPSGLFGSLEAG, encoded by the coding sequence ATGGGAACGGTCCTCGTCCAGGTCTTCAACGGGCTGATCAACGGCGCGTTCTACGCGCTGTTGAGCCTAGGGCTCGCGGTCATTTTCGGCATGCTCCGCGTCGTCAACTTCATGCACGGCGCGCTTTACATGCTCGGGGCATTCGGGGCCTACCTGCTGGGGGTCCAGCTGGGGGTTTCGTTTTGGTGGGCCCTGATTATCTCCCCCATCGCCGTCGCCGCGGTGGGGTACGTGCTCGAGCGCACCCTGCTCCGGCGGCTGTACGACCTCGACCTGCTCTACAACCTGCTGCTCACCTTCGGGCTGACCCTCGCCATCCAGGACGCGATGCGGCTGCGCTTCGGGGTGCAGGGAGTCCCCTACGGCATCCCCGATCAGCTGGGAGGGGTGGTCTTGATCGGCTTCATGTTCTTCCCGATCTACCGCCTGTTCGTCCTGGGGTTCTCGATCGCGATCTGCCTGGGCACGTGGTGGCTGATCGAGCGCACCCGCGTCGGGATGATCATCCGGGCGTCGACGGAGAACCCTATTCTTACTCGGGCGCTCGGGGTCGATGTCGACCGCTGGATCCCGCTGGTCTTCGCCTTCGGGGTGGCGCTGGCCGGGCTAGCCGGTGTGCTGGCCGCCCCGATGCGGAACATCTCCCCCCTGATGGGGGCGGATCTGATCATCACCACGTTTGCGATCGTGGTGATCGGCGGGATGGGCTCGATCCTCGGATCGGTGGTCACGGGGTTCCTGGTGGGGGTCATCTCCGCCCTGGGCGCTGTGTACTACCCGCCGGCTGCCAACTTGCTCGTCTTCGTCCTGATGGCGTTCGTCCTGCTGCTGCGACCCTCCGGCCTGTTCGGCAGCCTGGAGGCCGGGTAA
- a CDS encoding AI-2E family transporter, which translates to MTQRELVGRTVTVLALIIVAWFLVWVISQITEVLVVLLISAILAAGFGPLVSLVERWRIPGGVRLSRGVAIFVLYLAMFAAILMILAIILIPAVNETSRFVQQLPQFTARSERWLADVRSRWPWVPDLTGEINRLPSHVAGLTKFGPEAAGVAFRLLGGFAAVITVLVFTFYMLLEGVSIKRGFLALFPPSERPRVDRVLARIGKKFGGWLRAQLLLSFSVAAPVVIGLSLLRMPYPLLLGIVAGIGELIPMVGPTLGAVVAILIALSQQPWQLIGVVIFYVVILNVEPHILVPNIMGHVVGLSPILTLVALLTGIKLLGILGGLLAVPVAAALQVIVAETVMEILPDAAPAPDDPPGP; encoded by the coding sequence GTGACGCAGAGGGAACTGGTCGGCCGGACCGTCACGGTTCTCGCGTTGATCATCGTCGCCTGGTTCCTCGTCTGGGTCATCAGCCAAATCACCGAGGTCCTCGTCGTCTTGCTCATCTCGGCGATCCTTGCTGCCGGGTTCGGGCCGCTGGTGAGCCTGGTGGAACGCTGGCGAATCCCGGGCGGAGTGCGCCTCTCGCGCGGCGTGGCCATCTTCGTCCTGTACCTGGCGATGTTCGCGGCGATCTTGATGATCCTGGCGATCATCCTCATCCCCGCGGTGAACGAGACGAGCCGGTTCGTCCAGCAACTGCCGCAGTTCACGGCGCGCAGCGAGCGCTGGCTGGCCGACGTTCGGAGCCGCTGGCCGTGGGTACCAGATCTAACCGGCGAGATCAACCGCCTCCCCTCGCACGTTGCCGGCCTGACGAAGTTCGGCCCGGAGGCCGCGGGGGTGGCGTTCCGGCTCCTCGGGGGCTTCGCCGCGGTGATCACGGTGCTAGTCTTCACCTTCTATATGCTGCTGGAAGGCGTGTCAATCAAGCGCGGGTTCCTCGCCCTCTTTCCCCCAAGCGAACGGCCCCGGGTGGATCGGGTGCTTGCCCGCATCGGCAAGAAATTCGGCGGGTGGCTGCGGGCGCAACTCCTGCTGTCGTTCTCGGTCGCCGCCCCGGTCGTGATCGGCCTTTCCCTCCTCAGGATGCCGTACCCGCTGCTCCTCGGCATCGTCGCCGGGATCGGCGAGTTGATCCCGATGGTCGGTCCGACCCTGGGCGCCGTCGTGGCCATTCTGATCGCGCTGTCGCAGCAACCCTGGCAGCTGATCGGCGTGGTCATCTTCTACGTGGTCATCCTCAATGTCGAGCCCCACATCCTCGTTCCGAATATCATGGGGCACGTCGTCGGGCTCTCCCCCATCCTCACCCTCGTCGCCCTGTTGACCGGGATCAAACTGTTGGGAATCCTCGGCGGCCTCCTGGCCGTACCGGTGGCGGCGGCGCTGCAGGTCATCGTCGCCGAAACCGTGATGGAAATCCTTCCCGACGCTGCCCCCGCCCCCGACGACCCGCCCGGCCCGTAA
- a CDS encoding MgtC/SapB family protein encodes MPTSFNHVNVEFLLFMERVAISLGIGMMIGLEREWAHKDIGVRTFSIVSLAFTLAWGVSPTASYILMIGIFPLITLVNWRSFVRDRSLEMTTSVALLATGILGILVGEGQLLVATACGVVMTALLAWKSEVVRFAGKVTIDEIRGAIILGLMAVVVYQLLPAGPIDPWRLIDLRAAWTVVLVISAIAFANYILLRIYGTRGIRWTGLLGGLVNSTATVAELASRARTDPARLSPFALMGMLTANSAMLIRNGLILGIFASQALAYGWISVVLMLLTSLAASSHINLKDAETAPLHIKSPISIRYALTFGALFVIITLAGELANRAFPQTGFLIVSVLGGLVSSASTSAAAGILAAKGTLPPELAGYGVVLTSMASLAFHIPMAQIAGRDRSITRRLARLSVLILAAGLVGLAAQVLLLPHHV; translated from the coding sequence ATGCCGACCTCCTTCAATCACGTAAACGTTGAGTTCCTGCTCTTCATGGAGCGGGTGGCCATCTCGTTGGGAATCGGGATGATGATCGGGCTTGAGCGCGAGTGGGCCCACAAGGATATCGGGGTCCGCACCTTCTCCATCGTGTCCTTGGCCTTCACGCTGGCGTGGGGGGTCTCACCGACGGCGAGCTACATCTTGATGATCGGGATCTTTCCCCTGATCACGCTGGTGAACTGGCGCAGCTTCGTCCGGGATCGCTCGCTCGAAATGACCACCTCGGTGGCCCTGCTTGCCACGGGGATCCTCGGGATCCTCGTCGGCGAGGGCCAGCTGCTGGTGGCGACGGCGTGCGGCGTGGTCATGACGGCGCTGCTGGCGTGGAAGTCCGAGGTGGTCAGGTTCGCCGGAAAGGTAACCATCGACGAGATTCGGGGCGCCATCATCCTCGGATTGATGGCGGTGGTCGTGTATCAACTGCTCCCGGCCGGCCCGATCGACCCCTGGCGCCTGATCGACCTGCGGGCGGCCTGGACCGTCGTGCTGGTGATCTCAGCGATCGCCTTCGCCAACTACATCCTGCTGCGGATTTACGGCACGCGTGGGATCCGGTGGACGGGGCTCCTCGGAGGCCTCGTCAACAGCACCGCCACCGTGGCCGAGCTGGCCAGCCGGGCACGGACCGACCCGGCGCGGCTGTCGCCCTTCGCCCTCATGGGGATGCTCACCGCGAACAGCGCGATGCTCATCCGCAATGGCCTGATCCTCGGCATCTTCGCCAGCCAGGCCCTGGCCTACGGATGGATCTCCGTGGTGCTGATGCTGCTGACGAGCCTGGCGGCCAGCAGCCACATCAACCTCAAAGATGCTGAGACCGCGCCGCTTCATATCAAATCGCCGATCTCGATCCGCTACGCGCTGACGTTCGGCGCACTGTTTGTGATAATCACGCTGGCCGGCGAACTGGCGAACCGGGCCTTCCCCCAGACCGGCTTCCTGATCGTCTCCGTGCTGGGGGGCCTGGTGAGCAGCGCGTCGACGTCCGCGGCCGCCGGCATTCTGGCAGCCAAGGGGACGCTCCCGCCGGAGCTGGCGGGGTACGGCGTAGTGCTCACGTCCATGGCGAGCTTGGCGTTTCACATTCCAATGGCCCAGATAGCCGGCCGCGACCGCTCGATCACCCGCCGGCTGGCCCGGCTCTCGGTGCTGATCCTCGCGGCGGGGCTGGTTGGGCTCGCGGCCCAGGTGCTCCTCCTGCCACATCACGTCTAA
- a CDS encoding MFS transporter: MIVPILILTAVAYSLTNSFINPILVEVARTFHVPVGVAGQGRTVLSAAGALAAFAATFLADRIPRRRQLLFGVGALGLAHVGMGLTHTFVLWLILQALAGIGSAIVGLAGTASAGDYFDEPTRGVAMGWITTGYPIAWIIGLPLIGWIADGWGWRASYLVAGGGLAAAAFLSVLIGLPAPRHHSASLVHHVAGWRVLLAQPTARGWVLGELLSTTAWSGFLVYVGAFFALTYGLAPGRIGLVVSAAALSSVVGTMSSGWVGNRWGRRPVLLASTLLAAVLIVPALGLRLSPLGSLMLILPYYFTNSIRFPTSGTIALSLLPAAPGTMMAARGLTITTGGMAGAILGGVLLELSGFRAVGIAYALLALAGCAVFWRLIPRETSSPVLRLQREPGS; the protein is encoded by the coding sequence GTGATTGTTCCCATCCTGATCCTCACCGCGGTCGCTTACTCCCTGACGAACTCCTTCATCAACCCGATCCTCGTTGAGGTGGCCCGCACCTTTCACGTCCCCGTGGGGGTGGCGGGCCAGGGTCGGACGGTGCTCAGCGCTGCCGGGGCCCTGGCCGCGTTCGCGGCCACGTTTCTGGCCGATCGGATCCCGCGGCGCCGCCAGCTGCTTTTCGGCGTCGGCGCGTTGGGGCTCGCGCACGTTGGGATGGGGTTGACGCACACGTTTGTCCTGTGGCTGATCCTCCAGGCTCTTGCCGGGATCGGGTCCGCGATCGTCGGGCTCGCCGGAACCGCGTCGGCGGGGGACTACTTCGACGAACCGACGCGAGGGGTGGCGATGGGGTGGATCACGACCGGCTATCCGATCGCGTGGATCATCGGGCTGCCGCTCATCGGGTGGATCGCGGATGGATGGGGGTGGCGCGCCAGCTATCTTGTCGCCGGTGGTGGGCTCGCCGCGGCGGCGTTTCTCAGCGTCCTGATCGGCCTCCCCGCCCCCCGCCACCATTCCGCGTCGCTCGTGCACCACGTGGCCGGGTGGCGGGTGCTGCTGGCTCAGCCGACGGCGAGAGGCTGGGTGCTGGGGGAGCTGCTCTCCACCACCGCCTGGTCGGGGTTTCTCGTGTACGTCGGGGCGTTCTTCGCGCTCACCTACGGGCTCGCGCCGGGGAGGATCGGCCTCGTGGTGTCCGCCGCAGCGCTCTCGAGCGTGGTGGGCACGATGTCGTCCGGATGGGTGGGGAATCGGTGGGGACGGCGTCCGGTGCTCCTCGCGAGCACGCTGCTGGCCGCGGTGCTGATCGTGCCGGCGCTCGGCCTGCGCCTCTCTCCGCTCGGCAGCCTGATGCTGATCCTCCCGTACTACTTTACCAACAGCATCCGCTTTCCGACCTCGGGCACGATCGCGCTCTCGCTGCTGCCGGCCGCCCCGGGCACAATGATGGCCGCCCGAGGCCTCACCATCACCACGGGAGGGATGGCCGGGGCGATCCTGGGAGGGGTGCTGCTCGAGCTCTCGGGGTTTCGCGCCGTCGGGATCGCCTACGCCCTGCTCGCCCTCGCCGGGTGTGCGGTCTTCTGGCGGTTGATCCCTCGGGAGACGTCCTCGCCGGTTCTGCGCCTGCAGCGGGAGCCGGGGTCTTAA
- a CDS encoding M28 family metallopeptidase has product MPRDPEQSIKDAVSASKLMTYTREISRWIRLSGSDEERLAFDYLEATLKSFGLAVHRFQHDALVSWPGNASVEIAAPAPRRVDCITHAFSASTPSGGLEGAVVDAGGAIGPQVRGKIVLIDGLAMPVRARAAEQAGAIGVIFINPPELHEMIISTVWGSPTPENVGALPKIVAVSVRREDGDALRTQARAGDLRVRLHAAVDTRWRKTPLLVADLPGQEEADRFVLFSGHVDSWHYGAMDNGSANAVMVEMARIFSKKQKRLRRGIRFAFWSGHSHGRYSGSTWYADNHWEDLYRHAVLHLNVDSAGGKGATVLSEAQTMAETWALAARCVKQVSGQDLQRRRISRMGDQSFWGIGLPSMFVDISAQPPKESETGAALATLTGGASHHGGLGWWWHTTEDTMDKIDKANLERDAQVYALALWAWCTAPVLPLNYEDTAVELRDTLRGIQEAAGDAFDMKPPLEALDRFTAAAARLQAAAARIGGELRGRGSRKQRDAAAAVNAALVRIGRALIPINYTAAGPFDHDPAVPVAPIPVLQPAEQLRKLPQGTDPHLTLLTRLTRDRNRVTLAINTATDAAERALEKVDERA; this is encoded by the coding sequence ATGCCGAGAGATCCCGAGCAGTCGATCAAAGACGCGGTATCCGCATCGAAGCTGATGACCTACACCCGTGAGATCTCCCGGTGGATCCGACTTTCCGGAAGCGACGAAGAACGTCTCGCCTTCGACTATCTCGAGGCGACCCTCAAAAGCTTCGGGCTGGCGGTCCACCGGTTTCAGCACGATGCGCTCGTGTCGTGGCCGGGGAACGCCTCAGTGGAGATCGCCGCCCCGGCCCCCCGGCGGGTGGATTGCATCACCCACGCCTTCTCAGCCTCTACCCCCTCAGGCGGCCTCGAGGGGGCGGTGGTGGACGCCGGCGGCGCCATCGGCCCTCAGGTTCGGGGCAAGATCGTCCTTATCGACGGCCTGGCGATGCCCGTGCGGGCCCGCGCCGCGGAGCAGGCCGGGGCGATCGGGGTGATCTTCATCAATCCCCCCGAGCTGCACGAGATGATCATCTCGACCGTCTGGGGCTCCCCCACCCCCGAGAACGTCGGGGCGCTGCCAAAAATCGTCGCCGTCTCGGTGCGCAGGGAGGACGGGGACGCCCTGCGCACCCAAGCCCGCGCCGGGGATCTTCGCGTCCGCCTGCACGCGGCGGTTGACACCCGCTGGCGGAAGACGCCGCTGCTCGTCGCCGATCTCCCGGGGCAGGAAGAGGCCGATCGCTTCGTCCTGTTCAGCGGCCACGTTGACTCCTGGCATTACGGGGCGATGGACAACGGAAGCGCCAACGCGGTGATGGTGGAGATGGCGCGGATCTTCAGCAAAAAGCAGAAGCGGCTTCGGCGGGGCATCCGGTTCGCCTTCTGGTCCGGCCACTCGCACGGCCGGTACTCGGGGTCGACCTGGTACGCGGACAACCACTGGGAGGACCTCTACCGCCACGCCGTGCTGCATCTCAACGTGGATTCCGCCGGGGGCAAGGGCGCGACGGTGCTCAGCGAGGCGCAGACCATGGCTGAGACGTGGGCGCTCGCCGCCCGGTGCGTCAAGCAGGTCAGCGGCCAGGATTTGCAGCGGCGGCGGATCAGCCGGATGGGGGATCAGTCGTTCTGGGGGATCGGCCTGCCGTCAATGTTCGTCGACATCTCCGCTCAGCCCCCGAAAGAGTCCGAAACCGGCGCCGCGCTCGCCACGCTCACGGGAGGCGCATCGCACCACGGCGGGCTGGGATGGTGGTGGCATACCACCGAAGATACGATGGACAAGATCGACAAGGCCAACCTCGAGCGCGACGCGCAGGTCTACGCGCTGGCCCTGTGGGCGTGGTGCACCGCGCCGGTTCTCCCGCTCAACTACGAGGACACCGCGGTCGAGCTTCGGGACACCCTGCGCGGGATCCAGGAGGCGGCCGGCGACGCGTTCGACATGAAACCTCCCCTGGAAGCCCTGGATCGCTTCACCGCGGCGGCGGCGCGATTGCAGGCCGCCGCGGCCCGCATCGGGGGGGAGCTTCGGGGGCGGGGATCGCGGAAACAGCGCGACGCCGCCGCGGCCGTGAACGCCGCGCTTGTCCGGATCGGCCGTGCCCTGATCCCGATCAATTATACAGCCGCCGGGCCGTTCGACCATGACCCGGCGGTCCCGGTCGCGCCGATCCCGGTCCTGCAACCGGCGGAGCAGCTGCGCAAGCTCCCGCAGGGGACCGATCCCCATCTGACGCTGCTGACCCGGCTGACCCGGGACCGCAATCGGGTGACCCTTGCGATCAACACCGCCACCGACGCGGCCGAACGGGCACTGGAGAAAGTCGACGAACGGGCATAG
- a CDS encoding ABC transporter substrate-binding protein — protein MKRWGAVVCALAIGLGLSGWQPAAGQGAVQLTHGKIVLAVINDQSGVYADISGKNGVEAVKMATEDYVKKYGQNAIGGAIEVLSADHQNKPDVGASKAAEFYDRDNANAVIDVPTSSVGIAIAHVAAQKHRLFFGIGPATTALSNEDCNKYTFHYGYDTYMLANGTANPVTQKIGKQWYILYPNYAFGQDMNKSFTAAIQKAGGKVMLSDPTPFPNETEDFSTFLIKARTLAPQLQVIGAMQAGQDLVNLVKQYNEFGLSKQGIHLAIGLLFDSDITSLTPAALQGTLYTTAWAWNMDPQARTWADEFFARTKVRPTFAMAGDYSATWQYLEAVRRAGTDDPDKVVAKLEGYKFNDFFARHAEIRKQDHVLLHDVYLAQVRAPSEIKEPGDYAKIVQTIPAGQAFQPLSQNHCNMAR, from the coding sequence ATGAAACGGTGGGGAGCGGTGGTCTGCGCACTCGCGATCGGCCTCGGGCTGTCGGGCTGGCAGCCGGCGGCCGGCCAGGGGGCGGTCCAGTTGACGCACGGCAAGATTGTGCTGGCGGTCATCAACGACCAGTCGGGGGTCTACGCGGATATCTCCGGCAAGAACGGCGTCGAGGCGGTCAAGATGGCCACCGAAGACTACGTGAAAAAGTACGGGCAGAACGCGATCGGCGGCGCGATCGAGGTGCTGTCCGCGGACCATCAGAATAAACCCGACGTGGGCGCTTCCAAGGCGGCGGAGTTCTACGACCGCGACAACGCCAACGCGGTGATCGACGTGCCGACCTCCTCGGTCGGCATCGCCATCGCCCACGTCGCGGCGCAGAAGCACCGGCTGTTCTTCGGGATCGGCCCGGCGACGACGGCGCTCTCGAACGAAGACTGCAACAAGTACACCTTCCACTACGGGTACGACACCTACATGCTGGCGAACGGCACCGCGAACCCGGTCACCCAGAAAATCGGGAAGCAGTGGTATATCCTCTACCCCAACTACGCCTTCGGTCAGGATATGAACAAGTCGTTCACCGCCGCGATCCAAAAGGCGGGCGGCAAGGTCATGCTCAGCGATCCCACCCCCTTCCCGAACGAGACGGAGGATTTCTCCACCTTCCTGATCAAGGCACGAACGTTGGCGCCACAGCTCCAGGTGATCGGTGCGATGCAGGCCGGCCAGGATCTCGTCAACCTGGTCAAGCAGTATAACGAGTTCGGGCTCAGCAAGCAGGGGATTCACCTGGCGATCGGCCTGCTCTTCGACTCCGATATCACCTCGCTCACCCCGGCGGCGCTCCAGGGGACCCTGTACACGACTGCGTGGGCCTGGAACATGGATCCGCAGGCGCGAACCTGGGCCGACGAGTTCTTCGCCCGGACGAAGGTCCGTCCGACCTTTGCGATGGCGGGGGATTACTCCGCCACCTGGCAGTACCTGGAAGCGGTTCGGCGGGCCGGTACCGATGACCCGGACAAGGTCGTCGCCAAGCTGGAAGGGTACAAGTTCAACGATTTCTTTGCCCGCCACGCCGAGATCCGCAAGCAGGATCACGTCTTGCTCCACGATGTGTACCTGGCGCAGGTCAGGGCCCCGAGCGAGATCAAGGAACCCGGGGACTACGCAAAGATCGTCCAGACGATTCCAGCGGGTCAAGCGTTCCAGCCGCTGAGCCAGAACCACTGCAACATGGCGCGATGA